The Thalassotalea sp. HSM 43 genome window below encodes:
- the tuf gene encoding elongation factor Tu, whose protein sequence is MAKEKFERSKPHVNVGTIGHVDHGKTTLTAAISAVLTKTHGGEVRDFAQIDNAPEERERGITINTSHIEYDTETRHYAHVDCPGHADYVKNMITGAAQMDGAILVVAATDGPMPQTREHILLSRQVGVPFIIVFMNKCDMVDDEELLELVEMEVRELLSEYDFPGDDLPVIQGSALGALNGEANWEAKVLELAEALDTYIPEPERAIDGDFILPIEDVFSIQGRGTVVTGRVERGIIKVGEDVEIVGIKETTTTTCTGVEMFRKLLDEGRAGENCGVLLRGTKRDEVQRGQVLAKPGSITPHTKFESEVYVLTKDEGGRHTPFFKGYRPQFYFRTTDITGAVELPEGVEMVMPGDNLKFVVELINPIAMDEGLRFAIREGGRTVGAGVVSKIID, encoded by the coding sequence ATGGCTAAAGAAAAATTTGAACGTTCGAAGCCGCACGTTAACGTTGGTACTATCGGCCACGTTGACCACGGCAAGACAACTCTAACTGCTGCGATTTCTGCAGTTTTAACTAAAACTCACGGTGGTGAAGTACGTGATTTCGCTCAAATCGATAACGCTCCAGAAGAGCGTGAGCGTGGTATCACAATCAACACTTCTCACATTGAGTACGATACAGAGACTCGTCACTACGCACACGTAGACTGTCCTGGTCACGCCGATTACGTTAAAAACATGATCACAGGTGCGGCACAAATGGACGGCGCGATTCTAGTAGTTGCAGCGACAGATGGTCCAATGCCACAAACACGTGAGCACATCCTTCTTTCACGTCAGGTTGGTGTACCTTTCATCATCGTATTCATGAACAAATGTGACATGGTTGATGACGAAGAGCTACTTGAGCTAGTAGAGATGGAAGTTCGTGAACTTCTTTCAGAATATGACTTCCCAGGTGATGACCTACCAGTTATCCAAGGTTCAGCACTAGGTGCATTGAACGGTGAAGCGAATTGGGAAGCGAAAGTACTAGAACTTGCAGAAGCACTAGACACTTACATTCCAGAGCCAGAGCGTGCGATTGACGGTGACTTCATTCTTCCAATCGAAGATGTATTCTCAATCCAAGGTCGTGGTACTGTTGTTACTGGTCGTGTTGAGCGCGGTATCATCAAAGTTGGTGAAGATGTAGAAATCGTTGGTATCAAAGAAACGACTACTACGACTTGTACTGGTGTAGAGATGTTCCGTAAGCTTCTAGACGAAGGTCGTGCTGGTGAGAACTGTGGTGTTCTTCTACGTGGTACTAAGCGTGATGAAGTTCAACGTGGTCAAGTACTTGCTAAGCCAGGTTCAATCACTCCTCACACCAAGTTCGAATCAGAAGTATACGTACTAACCAAAGATGAAGGTGGTCGTCACACGCCATTCTTTAAAGGTTACCGTCCACAGTTTTACTTCCGTACGACAGACATCACTGGTGCAGTAGAGCTTCCAGAAGGTGTAGAAATGGTAATGCCAGGCGACAACTTGAAGTTTGTTGTTGAGCTTATCAACCCAATCGCGATGGACGAAGGTTTACGCTTCGCTATCCGTGAAGGTGGCCGTACAGTAGGTGCTGGTGTTGTATCTAAAATCATCGATTAA
- the fusA gene encoding elongation factor G, which translates to MARKTPIDRYRNIGIAAHVDAGKTTTTERVLFYTGLSHKIGEVHDGAATMDWMEQEQERGITITSAATTCFWKGMQGQFDDHRINIIDTPGHVDFTIEVERSLRVLDGAVLVLCGSSGVQPQTETVWRQMEKYKVPRMVFVNKMDRMGADYLNVVKQCKDRLGANAVPIQLAIGAEEEFTGVVDLVKMKAINWNEADQGTTFEYEDIPADMVDLAQEWHENLVEAAAEASEELMDKYLEEGELSEQEIKTALRTLTLKNEIVLTTCGSAFKNKGVQAVLDAVVEYLPSPTEVEAIKGIKDDKNETEDTREADDSAPFAALAFKIATDPFVGTLTFVRVYSGVLSTGDMVYNPVKGKKERIGRIVQMHSNNREEIKEVRAGDIAALIGMKDVTTGDTLCNQQNVITLERMEFPEPVISVAVEPRTKVDQERMGMALGKLAAEDPSFRVETDEETGQTIISGMGELHLDIIVDRMKREFKVDANVGKPQVSYRETIRKAVEVEGKFVRQSGGRGQFGHVWLKMEPLEEGAGFQFESEIVGGAVPREYWAAVEKGCSEQMDNGVLAGFPMLDIKVTLFDGSFHDVDSNEMAFKIAASMGFKQGALDASPVLLEPVMKVEVTTPELNMGDVVGDLNRRRGMIEGMDEGPAGMKLVNAVVPLGEMFGYATDLRSATQGRASYSMEFKQYAEAPKNVTDAIIEGGQY; encoded by the coding sequence GTGGCTCGTAAGACCCCTATCGATCGTTACCGTAATATTGGTATAGCTGCACACGTAGATGCAGGTAAGACGACTACAACAGAACGTGTTTTGTTCTACACCGGTTTATCTCATAAAATTGGTGAAGTTCATGACGGCGCTGCGACGATGGACTGGATGGAACAAGAACAAGAGCGTGGTATTACCATTACCTCAGCTGCGACAACCTGTTTCTGGAAAGGCATGCAGGGTCAGTTTGATGACCACCGTATTAATATTATTGATACTCCAGGCCACGTAGATTTCACCATTGAAGTAGAACGTTCATTGCGCGTATTAGACGGCGCGGTGCTTGTGCTTTGTGGTTCATCTGGCGTTCAACCGCAAACCGAAACGGTTTGGCGTCAAATGGAAAAATATAAAGTCCCACGTATGGTTTTCGTCAATAAGATGGACCGTATGGGCGCTGACTACTTAAATGTTGTCAAGCAATGTAAAGATCGCTTAGGTGCAAACGCGGTACCAATTCAGTTAGCTATCGGCGCTGAAGAAGAGTTCACGGGTGTTGTAGACCTAGTTAAAATGAAAGCGATCAACTGGAACGAAGCGGACCAAGGCACCACCTTCGAATACGAAGATATCCCAGCGGATATGGTTGACCTTGCACAAGAATGGCATGAAAACTTAGTTGAAGCCGCTGCGGAAGCCAGTGAAGAGCTGATGGACAAATACCTTGAAGAAGGTGAACTGTCTGAGCAAGAAATTAAAACTGCATTACGTACTCTTACGCTGAAAAACGAGATTGTACTAACTACATGCGGTAGTGCATTTAAAAACAAAGGTGTTCAAGCTGTATTGGATGCTGTTGTTGAATACTTGCCGTCGCCAACAGAAGTTGAAGCGATTAAAGGTATTAAAGACGATAAAAATGAGACCGAAGACACTCGTGAAGCAGACGATAGCGCGCCATTTGCTGCGTTAGCGTTTAAAATCGCGACTGACCCATTTGTAGGTACATTAACCTTCGTTCGTGTCTATTCTGGTGTGTTAAGCACTGGTGATATGGTCTACAACCCGGTTAAAGGTAAAAAAGAACGCATTGGCCGTATTGTGCAAATGCATTCAAATAACCGTGAAGAAATTAAAGAAGTTCGCGCAGGTGACATTGCAGCCCTAATCGGCATGAAAGATGTGACCACAGGTGACACGTTGTGTAATCAGCAAAACGTTATCACCCTAGAGCGTATGGAATTCCCAGAGCCAGTTATCTCTGTTGCTGTTGAGCCGAGAACCAAGGTTGATCAGGAAAGAATGGGGATGGCGCTTGGTAAGCTTGCGGCTGAAGACCCGTCTTTTAGAGTCGAGACTGACGAAGAGACTGGGCAAACGATCATTTCTGGTATGGGTGAATTGCACCTAGATATCATCGTTGACCGTATGAAGCGTGAATTTAAAGTTGATGCAAACGTTGGTAAGCCACAAGTTTCTTATCGTGAAACTATCCGCAAAGCGGTTGAAGTTGAAGGTAAGTTTGTGCGTCAATCTGGCGGTCGTGGCCAATTTGGTCATGTATGGCTTAAAATGGAGCCGCTTGAAGAAGGCGCAGGTTTCCAGTTTGAATCAGAAATCGTTGGTGGTGCAGTACCACGCGAATATTGGGCAGCCGTAGAAAAAGGCTGTAGCGAACAGATGGATAACGGTGTTCTCGCCGGTTTCCCAATGCTAGACATTAAAGTCACATTATTTGATGGTTCATTCCATGATGTTGACTCAAATGAAATGGCATTCAAAATCGCCGCATCTATGGGCTTTAAGCAAGGCGCGTTGGATGCAAGTCCAGTTTTGCTTGAACCTGTGATGAAGGTTGAAGTAACCACCCCTGAATTAAACATGGGTGATGTTGTTGGTGACCTCAACCGTCGCCGTGGCATGATTGAAGGTATGGATGAAGGTCCTGCCGGCATGAAATTGGTTAATGCCGTTGTACCACTTGGTGAAATGTTTGGTTATGCAACCGACCTTCGCAGTGCAACGCAGGGCCGCGCATCATATTCGATGGAGTTTAAGCAGTATGCTGAAGCACCAAAAAATGTAACTGATGCAATTATTGAGGGTGGTCAGTATTAA
- a CDS encoding trimethyllysine dioxygenase: MHIQRVERLNENLLVTFSDNQTGEFSLFWLRDHSTDATSLNTSTLQRDVETFALPDCPEVANVNIGDNGATLELHWQDDSISSVFAADFLYRMAFNAVAPPAYELWASDLQDQIANFDFNDVTESSAGFLPVLDAIEKHGLVTFSGMPNDMQATKKLLEQVGYIRETVFGGLWDFSNNEAHSDSAYTSVGIGLHTDGTYTIDPPGLQLLHCIAFNGEGGFNQFADGFKVAQTIKDEDPEAYQLLTQIQVPAHYLEPGIQLRAEHCVVTENSQGQFKQICFNNYDRSPFMLAPAQQRAFYKAYGRFQQLINDPAFQVNFQLQPGRAVWFDNWRVMHARTAFSGFRHLAGGYTNREDFISKILTLREQTPWQQ, encoded by the coding sequence ATGCACATTCAACGTGTTGAACGTTTAAATGAAAACCTATTAGTGACTTTCTCTGATAATCAAACGGGCGAGTTTAGTTTGTTTTGGTTAAGAGATCACAGTACCGATGCAACAAGCCTTAATACCAGTACATTGCAGCGTGACGTTGAGACATTCGCTTTACCAGATTGCCCTGAAGTGGCAAATGTTAACATCGGTGACAATGGCGCGACACTCGAATTGCATTGGCAAGACGATAGTATCAGCAGTGTATTTGCCGCCGATTTCTTATATCGAATGGCGTTTAATGCGGTTGCTCCACCGGCGTATGAGTTGTGGGCCAGTGATCTGCAAGACCAAATCGCAAACTTTGATTTTAATGACGTAACCGAAAGTAGCGCTGGCTTTTTACCGGTTCTTGATGCTATTGAAAAGCATGGCCTAGTGACATTTTCAGGCATGCCCAATGACATGCAAGCCACGAAAAAACTGTTAGAGCAAGTCGGTTATATTCGTGAAACCGTATTTGGTGGTTTATGGGATTTCTCGAACAATGAAGCGCACAGTGATAGTGCCTATACCAGTGTCGGTATTGGATTACATACCGATGGTACCTACACTATCGATCCGCCGGGTCTGCAATTGTTGCACTGCATAGCGTTTAATGGCGAAGGTGGTTTTAATCAGTTCGCAGACGGTTTTAAAGTTGCGCAAACCATCAAAGATGAAGACCCTGAAGCGTACCAATTGCTTACCCAAATACAGGTGCCTGCTCATTATTTAGAGCCAGGCATACAGCTTAGAGCGGAACATTGCGTTGTAACCGAGAATAGCCAGGGGCAGTTTAAACAAATTTGTTTTAATAATTACGATCGCAGCCCATTTATGTTGGCGCCTGCACAGCAAAGAGCGTTTTACAAAGCCTACGGTCGTTTTCAGCAATTGATTAATGATCCAGCCTTCCAAGTCAACTTTCAATTGCAACCCGGTCGAGCAGTGTGGTTCGATAATTGGCGTGTCATGCATGCACGAACTGCGTTTAGCGGTTTCCGCCACTTAGCCGGTGGTTATACCAATCGTGAAGACTTTATCAGTAAGATACTAACGTTAAGAGAGCAAACGCCTTGGCAACAGTAA
- the rpsL gene encoding 30S ribosomal protein S12 — MATINQLVRKPRVKQVQKSNVPALQACPQRRGVCTRVYTTTPKKPNSALRKVARVRLTNGFEVTSYIGGEGHNLQEHSVILIRGGRVKDLPGVRYHTVRGALDCSGVNDRRQGRSKYGAKRPKS; from the coding sequence ATGGCAACTATTAACCAATTAGTACGTAAGCCACGTGTTAAGCAGGTACAAAAAAGTAACGTTCCAGCGTTGCAAGCTTGTCCTCAACGTCGCGGTGTATGTACTCGTGTGTACACTACTACACCTAAAAAACCTAACTCAGCACTACGTAAAGTAGCTCGTGTTCGTCTAACTAACGGCTTCGAAGTTACATCTTACATCGGTGGTGAAGGTCACAACTTGCAAGAGCATAGCGTAATTCTAATCCGTGGTGGTCGTGTTAAAGACTTACCAGGTGTTCGCTATCACACCGTTCGTGGCGCACTAGATTGTTCTGGTGTTAACGATCGTAGACAAGGCCGTTCTAAGTACGGTGCTAAGCGCCCTAAATCTTAA
- a CDS encoding GIY-YIG nuclease family protein produces the protein MKRPVIYILSNERNTVLYIGVTSNLIQRVYQHKHKTIRGFSAKYNLTKLVYFETFDDMDNAITREKRLKQWHRRWKERLIGEMNPDWRDLYFDII, from the coding sequence ATGAAACGACCTGTAATTTATATTCTTTCTAACGAGCGAAATACTGTTCTATACATTGGCGTAACCAGCAATTTAATTCAGCGCGTCTATCAGCATAAGCATAAGACAATTAGAGGTTTTAGTGCCAAATATAACCTAACTAAATTAGTTTACTTTGAAACTTTTGACGATATGGATAATGCAATTACAAGAGAGAAAAGATTAAAACAATGGCATAGACGATGGAAAGAGAGGTTAATTGGTGAAATGAATCCAGATTGGCGAGATTTATATTTTGATATTATTTAA
- the rpoC gene encoding DNA-directed RNA polymerase subunit beta': protein MKDLLKFLKQQNQTEEFDGIRIGLASPDMIRSWSFGEVKKPETINYRTFKPERDGLFCARIFGPVKDYECLCGKYKRLKHRGVICEKCGVEVTLTKVRRDRMGHIELASPVAHIWFLKSLPSRIGLLLDMTLRDIERVLYFESYVVTEAGMTTLEVGQILTEEEYLDALEEHGDEFEAKMGAEAILALLKEIDLNAEIEQMREELPEIGSETKRKKITKRLKLMEAFAQSGNKPEWMIMSVLPILPPDLRPLVPLDGGRFATSDLNDLYRRVINRNNRLKRLLDLVAPDIIVRNEKRMLQESVDALLDNGRRGRAITGSNKRPLKSLADMIKGKQGRFRQNLLGKRVDYSGRSVITVGPTLRLHQCGLPKKMALELFKPFIYGKLEARGLATTIKAAKKLVEREVGEVWDVLDEVIREHPVMLNRAPTLHRLGIQAFEPVLIEGKAIQLHPLVCAAYNADFDGDQMAVHVPLTIEAQLEARALMMSTNNVLSPANGDPIIVPSQDVVLGLYYLTRDCVNGKGEGMVFGSPEEAEKAYRTEMAELHSRVKVRITQLIDGEEVTSLIDTTVGRSLLWMVCPKGLPFEIINRTLGKKQISNLINHAYRNLGLKDTVIFADHIMYTGFHYAMIAGASVGIDDMVIPDEKYTIIDAAEEEVTEIQQQFESGLVTAGEKYNKVIDIWSSANEKVSKAMMDNLSKEQILNRDGEMEEQDSFNSIFMMADSGARGSAAQIRQLAGMRGLMAKPDGSIIETPITANFREGLNVLQYFISTHGARKGLADTALKTANSGYLTRRLVDVAQDLVVTEADCGTEDGLLMTPLIEGGDVVEPLRERVLGRVVAQDVLIPGTEDVLFARNSLLDEADCDTLEEHSVDQVWVRSIITCETDFGICKHCYGRDLARGHMINEGEAIGVVAAQSIGEPGTQLTMRTFHIGGAASRASAENSVQVKNTGTLKLQNAKFVTNSEDKIVITSRSSELTVIDELGREKERYKVPYGAILGKKDGEAINGGETIANWDPHTHPIITEVAGKIKFVDLIDQVTVTRQTDELTGLSSIVITDPAQRSSAGKEMRPMVKLVDAKGKDVMIAGTEIPAQYFLPGNAIVNLEDGAEVGIGDALARIPQESSKTRDITGGLPRVADLFEARKPKEPAILAEKTGIIGFGKETKGKRRLQITQPSGEVYEEMIPKWRQLNVFEGESVLQGEVIADGPESPHDILRLRGISDVANYIVNEVQDVYRLQGVKINDKHIEVIVRQMIRKCEILDGGDSEFLAGEQVEVARVNIANRELEAAGKKPAEFNIMLMGITKASLATESFISAASFQETTRVLTEAAVAGKKDDLRGLKENVIVGRLIPAGTGYAYHKNRAVQAVEGEEESTVSAEDAEQALTDALNAEMLSSFGELSQESDKPSDND from the coding sequence GTGAAAGATTTACTTAAGTTTCTTAAGCAACAAAATCAAACTGAAGAATTCGATGGTATTCGCATCGGCCTAGCTTCACCTGACATGATTCGTTCATGGTCATTCGGTGAAGTGAAGAAGCCTGAAACCATCAACTACCGTACGTTCAAACCTGAACGTGACGGTCTTTTCTGTGCGCGAATTTTCGGCCCTGTAAAAGATTATGAGTGTTTGTGTGGTAAGTACAAACGCTTGAAGCACCGTGGTGTTATTTGTGAGAAGTGTGGCGTAGAAGTTACCTTAACTAAAGTTCGTCGTGATCGTATGGGTCACATTGAACTAGCTAGCCCAGTAGCTCACATTTGGTTCCTTAAATCTCTTCCATCTCGTATCGGTCTACTTTTAGACATGACCTTACGTGATATTGAGCGTGTATTGTATTTTGAATCATACGTGGTAACTGAAGCCGGTATGACGACTCTTGAAGTCGGTCAAATTTTGACTGAAGAAGAGTACCTAGATGCACTAGAAGAGCACGGTGATGAATTTGAAGCGAAGATGGGTGCAGAAGCAATCCTTGCGCTTCTTAAAGAAATTGACCTTAACGCTGAAATCGAGCAAATGCGTGAAGAACTGCCAGAAATCGGTAGTGAAACTAAGCGTAAGAAGATCACTAAGCGTCTTAAGCTTATGGAAGCCTTCGCTCAATCTGGTAACAAGCCAGAGTGGATGATTATGTCGGTTCTACCGATTCTTCCACCAGATTTGCGTCCTCTAGTACCACTAGATGGTGGCCGTTTTGCAACGTCTGATTTGAACGACCTTTACCGTCGTGTAATCAACCGTAACAACCGTTTGAAGCGTCTTCTAGACCTAGTTGCACCAGACATTATCGTACGTAACGAAAAACGTATGCTACAAGAGTCTGTTGATGCACTTCTAGATAACGGTCGTCGTGGTCGTGCAATCACGGGTTCTAACAAGCGTCCTCTGAAATCTCTTGCTGACATGATCAAAGGTAAGCAAGGTCGTTTCCGTCAAAACCTTCTAGGTAAGCGTGTTGACTATTCAGGTCGTTCTGTAATTACCGTTGGTCCAACGCTTCGTTTGCACCAGTGTGGTCTTCCGAAGAAGATGGCTCTTGAGCTATTCAAACCATTTATCTACGGCAAGTTAGAAGCACGTGGTTTAGCGACTACGATTAAAGCGGCTAAGAAGCTAGTAGAACGTGAAGTTGGTGAAGTTTGGGATGTACTTGATGAAGTAATCCGTGAACACCCGGTTATGCTTAACCGTGCACCAACACTTCACAGACTTGGTATCCAAGCATTTGAACCAGTACTTATCGAAGGTAAAGCGATTCAGCTTCACCCATTAGTTTGTGCGGCGTATAACGCTGACTTCGATGGTGACCAAATGGCTGTACACGTACCTCTAACGATTGAAGCTCAGTTAGAAGCACGTGCGCTAATGATGTCTACCAACAACGTACTATCTCCTGCGAACGGTGACCCAATCATCGTACCATCTCAGGATGTTGTATTAGGTTTATATTACCTAACGCGTGACTGTGTTAACGGTAAAGGTGAAGGCATGGTATTCGGCTCTCCTGAAGAAGCTGAAAAAGCCTACCGCACCGAAATGGCCGAATTACACTCTCGTGTTAAAGTACGTATCACTCAGTTGATTGATGGTGAAGAAGTTACTTCACTTATCGATACAACAGTTGGTCGTTCATTACTTTGGATGGTATGTCCGAAAGGTCTTCCATTTGAAATCATCAACAGAACTTTAGGTAAGAAGCAAATCTCTAACCTAATTAACCATGCGTACCGTAACTTAGGTCTTAAAGATACTGTTATCTTTGCCGACCACATTATGTACACAGGTTTCCACTACGCGATGATCGCTGGTGCGTCTGTTGGTATCGACGATATGGTTATTCCTGATGAGAAATACACCATCATCGATGCAGCTGAAGAAGAAGTTACAGAGATTCAACAACAGTTCGAATCTGGTCTTGTAACAGCTGGTGAGAAATACAACAAAGTAATCGATATCTGGTCATCTGCTAACGAAAAAGTTTCGAAAGCGATGATGGACAACTTATCGAAAGAGCAAATCTTAAACCGTGACGGCGAAATGGAAGAGCAAGACTCTTTCAACTCAATCTTCATGATGGCCGACTCTGGTGCTCGTGGTAGTGCCGCTCAGATTCGTCAGTTGGCGGGTATGCGTGGTCTAATGGCAAAACCAGATGGTTCAATCATCGAAACACCAATCACGGCGAACTTCCGTGAAGGTCTGAACGTACTTCAGTACTTCATCTCGACTCACGGTGCTCGTAAAGGTTTGGCCGATACGGCATTGAAAACAGCTAACTCGGGTTACTTAACTCGTCGTCTAGTTGACGTTGCACAAGATTTGGTTGTAACTGAAGCAGATTGTGGCACTGAAGATGGTCTATTGATGACACCACTTATCGAAGGTGGTGATGTTGTTGAACCATTACGCGAACGTGTTCTAGGTCGTGTTGTTGCTCAAGACGTGTTGATTCCAGGTACTGAAGATGTATTGTTCGCACGTAACTCATTATTAGATGAAGCAGATTGTGACACATTAGAAGAACATTCTGTTGATCAAGTATGGGTTCGTTCAATCATTACTTGTGAAACTGACTTTGGTATTTGTAAGCATTGTTACGGTCGTGATTTAGCACGTGGTCATATGATCAACGAAGGTGAAGCAATCGGTGTTGTGGCAGCACAATCAATCGGTGAGCCGGGTACACAGTTAACGATGCGTACGTTCCATATCGGTGGTGCGGCATCACGAGCTTCAGCTGAAAACTCAGTTCAAGTTAAAAACACTGGTACTTTGAAGTTACAAAACGCTAAGTTCGTAACAAACTCAGAAGACAAGATAGTTATTACTTCACGTTCATCAGAACTTACTGTTATTGATGAGCTAGGTCGTGAGAAAGAGCGTTATAAAGTTCCTTACGGTGCAATTCTTGGTAAGAAAGATGGCGAAGCTATCAACGGTGGCGAGACTATTGCAAACTGGGATCCGCATACGCATCCAATCATCACTGAGGTTGCTGGTAAGATCAAATTTGTTGACCTTATCGACCAGGTAACTGTGACGCGTCAAACTGATGAACTAACAGGTTTGTCATCTATCGTTATCACTGACCCTGCACAACGTAGCTCAGCTGGTAAAGAAATGCGTCCAATGGTTAAGCTAGTTGATGCCAAAGGTAAAGACGTAATGATCGCTGGTACTGAAATTCCAGCACAATACTTCTTACCAGGTAACGCTATCGTAAACCTTGAAGATGGTGCTGAAGTAGGTATCGGTGATGCGCTAGCACGTATCCCTCAAGAGTCTTCGAAAACTCGTGATATTACCGGTGGTCTACCACGTGTTGCTGACTTGTTTGAAGCACGTAAGCCGAAAGAGCCTGCGATTCTTGCTGAGAAGACAGGTATCATTGGTTTCGGTAAAGAAACTAAAGGTAAGCGTCGTCTACAAATCACTCAACCAAGTGGTGAAGTATACGAAGAGATGATTCCTAAGTGGCGTCAACTTAACGTGTTTGAAGGTGAATCTGTACTACAGGGTGAAGTTATCGCCGATGGTCCAGAGTCGCCACACGATATCTTACGTCTACGTGGTATCTCTGATGTTGCTAACTATATCGTTAACGAAGTGCAAGACGTTTACCGTCTGCAAGGTGTTAAGATTAATGATAAGCACATCGAAGTTATCGTACGTCAGATGATCCGTAAGTGTGAAATCCTTGATGGTGGTGACAGTGAATTCTTAGCAGGTGAGCAAGTTGAAGTTGCTCGCGTTAACATTGCTAACCGTGAACTGGAAGCAGCGGGCAAGAAGCCAGCTGAATTCAACATCATGCTAATGGGTATTACCAAGGCATCGCTTGCAACTGAGTCATTTATCTCAGCGGCATCGTTCCAGGAAACTACTCGTGTTCTTACTGAAGCAGCTGTTGCTGGTAAGAAAGATGACTTACGTGGTCTGAAAGAAAACGTTATCGTTGGTCGATTGATTCCTGCTGGTACCGGTTATGCGTATCACAAGAACCGTGCAGTGCAAGCTGTTGAAGGTGAAGAAGAATCAACTGTTTCTGCTGAAGATGCAGAGCAGGCATTAACCGACGCACTGAACGCAGAAATGCTAAGCAGTTTTGGTGAACTTTCACAAGAAAGTGACAAGCCATCTGACAATGACTAA
- the rpsG gene encoding 30S ribosomal protein S7, with protein MPRRRVVGQRKILPDPKFKNELLAKFINILMVDGKKSVAEKIVYGALDILSEKNPEKDHLESFEVALENIRPHVEVKSRRVGGSTYQVPVEVRPVRRNALAMRWLVDAARKRGEKSMAQRLANEMLDASENKGSAVKKREDVHRMAEANKAFAHYRW; from the coding sequence ATGCCAAGAAGACGTGTTGTAGGTCAGCGTAAAATATTACCTGATCCGAAGTTTAAAAACGAACTTTTAGCAAAATTCATCAACATCCTTATGGTTGATGGCAAAAAATCTGTAGCAGAAAAAATTGTATACGGTGCACTAGACATTCTATCGGAAAAGAACCCTGAGAAAGATCACTTAGAATCTTTTGAAGTTGCTCTTGAGAACATCCGTCCACACGTAGAGGTTAAATCTCGTCGTGTTGGTGGTTCAACTTACCAAGTTCCAGTAGAAGTACGTCCAGTACGTCGTAACGCTCTAGCCATGCGCTGGTTAGTTGACGCTGCTCGTAAACGTGGTGAAAAATCAATGGCTCAACGCCTAGCTAACGAAATGTTAGATGCTTCTGAAAACAAAGGTTCAGCTGTGAAGAAACGTGAAGACGTTCACAGAATGGCTGAAGCTAACAAAGCATTCGCTCATTACCGTTGGTAA